The proteins below come from a single Elusimicrobiaceae bacterium genomic window:
- the bamA gene encoding outer membrane protein assembly factor BamA gives MTFFNKYLWAFSFLLLPLTLPAQENIEDVDPYGPWMICDIDVDGLKNISKRTVTKAAHSKKRELYERYSVNEDILDISSLGNFDSVQVDISRSKGSAKDELGQTYPCHRITYIVEEKPIFDRITYQGRKKLGKSAITSAMTLKLKDPFNEGKLINDMERIKAKYAEKGYISAQVKYEVIPDEKTNTVTVNLIIDEGPRVKVAALNLNGLSDSNVLPAEKIIKKASNRTGKVFKPQNLQRDWVKMVLYGRNEGFSEFNLTEPKIDISPDQTEVTLSYDVTEGEKVNFGTVSFAGNNVFTPEELKESVYIREGKLYNQKDFDDTVIAIQQQYANKGYLQVRVEPQKNIENGLLNVNYDISEGNVFYIDNIDVTGYENTKKYVFTREISIKPGDLYDSAKIQRSQTKIFNLGFINDVQIDIQPTADPQKVDLGFHVTEGRPGMFTAGLAMSSLDGLYGEVSINHMNLFGRAQRLSLRTLFGEEILDYTVSWSTPWIYDKPISLGADLFNTRRYRSFSDENQAYTEKRVGGRLRVGPRFNDDIYQLSFGYSFENIDIYDVEEEFQCAAGVPSDQCIPEGDQYMSTFSADIAVDTRDNIWDPTSGWRNSLGVSLAGGPIGGDLDLWYLNARSIFNHTVLNIGGNYPIVFVLSNKIGSVRSYGRTKEVPPYEKFFLGGADTVRGYERAGEVGPQYGGTTYYVMNAELRFPLAREGRRTMAQFALFADIGNSWNHFDDVDFSFGPEDSQFKAGVGVGLRFTTPSLPIRIDWGYGLNHKSNEDRSHFYFNISNMM, from the coding sequence ATGACGTTTTTTAATAAGTACTTGTGGGCTTTTTCTTTTTTACTGCTGCCCTTGACCTTGCCAGCACAGGAAAACATCGAAGATGTTGATCCTTACGGGCCGTGGATGATTTGTGATATCGACGTAGACGGCCTTAAAAATATCAGCAAACGCACCGTCACCAAAGCGGCACATTCTAAAAAAAGAGAATTGTACGAAAGATATTCCGTCAATGAAGATATTTTGGATATTTCTTCGTTGGGAAATTTTGACAGCGTACAGGTAGATATCTCCCGCAGCAAAGGCTCTGCCAAAGACGAGCTGGGCCAAACCTACCCCTGCCATCGCATCACGTATATCGTAGAAGAAAAACCGATTTTTGACCGAATTACCTATCAGGGCAGGAAAAAATTGGGTAAAAGTGCCATTACCTCTGCCATGACTTTAAAACTTAAAGATCCTTTCAACGAAGGCAAACTCATCAATGACATGGAGCGCATTAAAGCCAAATACGCAGAGAAAGGCTATATTTCCGCTCAAGTAAAATACGAAGTAATCCCCGACGAAAAAACCAATACCGTCACTGTTAATCTAATTATTGATGAAGGCCCTCGCGTAAAGGTGGCCGCTTTGAATTTAAACGGCCTTTCTGACAGTAATGTTTTACCGGCTGAAAAAATTATTAAAAAAGCCTCCAACCGCACCGGAAAAGTATTTAAACCTCAAAACTTACAACGCGATTGGGTAAAAATGGTCTTGTACGGACGCAATGAAGGGTTCAGCGAATTTAATCTTACCGAGCCTAAAATAGACATTAGCCCCGACCAAACAGAAGTGACTCTTTCTTATGACGTGACGGAAGGAGAAAAAGTGAACTTTGGTACAGTTTCTTTTGCCGGCAACAATGTTTTTACTCCGGAGGAATTAAAGGAATCTGTCTATATCCGCGAAGGAAAACTTTACAACCAAAAAGATTTTGATGATACGGTCATCGCCATACAACAGCAGTATGCCAACAAAGGCTATTTGCAAGTACGCGTAGAACCGCAGAAAAACATTGAAAACGGACTATTAAACGTTAATTATGATATCTCTGAAGGAAATGTTTTCTATATCGATAATATTGACGTGACAGGTTATGAAAATACTAAAAAATATGTTTTCACGCGGGAAATCTCCATTAAACCCGGAGATTTGTATGATTCGGCAAAAATCCAACGAAGTCAAACCAAAATTTTTAATTTAGGGTTTATTAATGATGTACAAATCGATATTCAGCCTACCGCCGACCCACAAAAAGTAGATCTCGGCTTTCACGTGACCGAGGGAAGACCCGGCATGTTTACGGCAGGTCTTGCCATGAGTTCTTTAGACGGTCTGTATGGGGAAGTATCCATCAATCACATGAATCTTTTTGGGCGCGCACAACGTTTATCGTTGCGCACCTTGTTCGGTGAAGAAATTTTAGACTACACGGTCAGCTGGTCCACCCCGTGGATTTATGACAAACCTATTTCTCTGGGAGCGGATTTATTTAATACACGTCGTTATCGTTCTTTTTCCGACGAAAACCAAGCTTATACGGAAAAACGCGTCGGTGGTCGCTTGCGTGTAGGGCCGCGCTTTAACGATGATATTTACCAGTTAAGTTTTGGCTACTCTTTTGAAAATATCGACATTTATGACGTGGAAGAAGAATTCCAATGTGCTGCCGGCGTCCCCAGTGACCAATGCATTCCTGAAGGAGACCAATATATGTCCACCTTCAGCGCAGATATTGCCGTAGATACGCGGGATAATATTTGGGACCCGACTTCCGGTTGGCGCAACTCTTTGGGCGTATCTTTGGCCGGCGGTCCGATTGGCGGTGATTTGGACCTGTGGTACTTAAATGCCCGCTCTATTTTTAACCATACCGTCTTAAATATCGGCGGCAATTATCCGATTGTTTTCGTGTTATCCAACAAAATAGGTTCTGTGCGTTCTTATGGCCGCACGAAAGAAGTACCCCCCTATGAAAAATTCTTCTTAGGCGGTGCAGATACCGTACGCGGTTATGAACGCGCCGGCGAAGTAGGTCCTCAATACGGAGGCACCACTTATTATGTAATGAATGCCGAACTTCGCTTTCCGTTGGCTCGCGAAGGCCGCCGTACAATGGCTCAATTTGCTTTGTTTGCCGATATTGGAAACTCGTGGAATCACTTTGACGATGTAGATTTCTCTTTTGGTCCTGAAGATAGCCAATTTAAAGCCGGTGTAGGTGTGGGTTTGCGTTTTACCACTCCTTCCTTGCCCATTCGCATTGACTGGGGCTATGGGTTAAACCATAAGAGCAATGAAGATCGCTCCCACTTTTATTTCAATATTTCTAACATGATGTAA
- a CDS encoding 50S ribosomal protein L28 → MAYKCAICGKGPVSGGSYSHSNLRTKRTFNPNLQKQKVVLEGKTQTAYVCTNCIKSGLAKRPAK, encoded by the coding sequence ATGGCGTATAAATGTGCAATCTGTGGCAAAGGCCCCGTCTCCGGCGGTTCTTACAGCCACTCTAACCTCAGAACGAAACGTACCTTCAACCCCAACTTGCAAAAACAAAAAGTGGTGTTGGAAGGCAAAACGCAAACGGCCTACGTGTGCACCAATTGCATCAAAAGCGGACTGGCCAAAAGACCGGCCAAATAA
- a CDS encoding TerC family protein produces the protein MEPVTTGVSIAMWIAFWVIVLAALFIDLAIMNKHKGHVSIKEAGIMVSAWISLALLFGAAIWLFEGPRHALEFYTGYVLEYSLSIDNMFVFIMIFGYFAVPNDLQPKVLLWGILGAVAMRFLFIFVGVQLISAFAWMIYVFGALLIFTALKMLLQKEDDKFNPSESFILKVFKKIMPIKTDYHGENFFIKENAKWFATPLFAALLVIEMSDVIFAIDSIPAILGITQDTFLVYSSNIFAIIGLRSLYFLLSGMAGKFPYLKYGISVILFFVGVKMIVSHFIKIAVPVSLGIIVFILVLSMLASKFFPPKETAN, from the coding sequence ATGGAACCTGTCACCACCGGCGTATCCATTGCGATGTGGATTGCTTTTTGGGTCATCGTTTTGGCGGCCCTGTTTATTGATTTAGCCATTATGAACAAACATAAAGGCCATGTGTCTATCAAAGAAGCTGGCATTATGGTTAGTGCGTGGATTTCTTTGGCCCTGCTTTTCGGGGCGGCCATTTGGTTGTTTGAAGGTCCGCGCCATGCCTTGGAATTCTACACCGGTTATGTGTTGGAATATTCGCTTTCCATAGACAATATGTTTGTCTTTATTATGATTTTCGGCTACTTTGCTGTACCTAATGATTTACAACCCAAAGTGCTTTTATGGGGTATCTTGGGGGCAGTGGCCATGCGCTTTTTATTTATTTTCGTCGGAGTGCAACTCATATCCGCCTTTGCATGGATGATTTATGTGTTTGGAGCCTTATTAATCTTCACCGCCCTTAAAATGCTCTTACAAAAAGAAGACGACAAATTTAATCCCAGCGAATCTTTTATTTTAAAAGTTTTCAAAAAAATCATGCCTATCAAAACCGATTATCATGGAGAAAACTTTTTCATCAAAGAAAATGCCAAATGGTTTGCCACTCCTTTGTTTGCGGCGCTTTTGGTGATTGAAATGTCTGATGTTATTTTTGCCATTGACTCTATTCCGGCCATTTTGGGTATTACGCAGGATACTTTTTTGGTTTATTCCTCCAATATTTTTGCCATTATCGGTTTACGCTCTTTATACTTCTTGCTTTCCGGCATGGCAGGCAAATTCCCGTACCTCAAATATGGCATTTCCGTCATTTTATTTTTTGTGGGGGTCAAGATGATTGTTTCCCACTTTATCAAGATTGCCGTACCTGTTTCTTTGGGTATTATCGTGTTCATTTTGGTGTTATCTATGTTAGCCAGCAAATTCTTTCCGCCGAAAGAAACTGCTAATTAA
- a CDS encoding TldD/PmbA family protein — translation MKKILLFFILFTTVVVHAQENCDLTNQLPLQLMQQELKRNFKVLKKQNPPIYYMVYTYTNGEEIYINASNGAIQQEVVKPVSDIEVSLRVGSPQTDNTHSLRGEDNVAYDLALEKTGLLSEDNTEDFLHSLWRRTHYLVKTAQEDYIRVKTNVRSRAENKDKSADFVFPPQSLYCHEEPLQTFDLNKIKALLTEASALTLQEETVLKSSFVFSVEQGHRYFVDSRGSRIKTPYSYIRLIYSLYGLGKDGAEIERFKDYNLKSPQDIPSFEKVSQDIARSISELKALSKAPEGESANVPVILKGRAAAVFVHEVMGHRLEGDQLKDAEDGQTLSGKVGQQVISPLITITADPTLKEFNQEPLRGAYEYDDEGVKSRPVVLVEKGVLRNFMMRSSPIAGFSVSNGHGRKEKGFKAAARMSVLRTTASETVNYDELEKLLLEQIQKQNKPYGFIVEDLGGGFTFTGASMPQSFKLETKLVYKLFPDGRKEVVRGLDVIGTPLVSFNRIIAAGNDDAIFNGSCGSISGWVPQTNISPSLLFENMEFQKAQKSAFKPPVLPAPNFKKEGK, via the coding sequence ATGAAGAAAATATTATTGTTTTTCATTCTTTTTACAACCGTAGTCGTACATGCGCAAGAAAATTGTGATTTAACAAATCAACTTCCCTTGCAATTAATGCAACAGGAATTAAAGAGAAATTTTAAAGTACTAAAAAAGCAAAATCCGCCCATTTATTATATGGTCTATACCTATACAAACGGAGAGGAAATTTATATCAATGCCAGCAATGGCGCCATTCAACAAGAAGTGGTCAAACCGGTGTCAGATATAGAGGTGTCACTTCGGGTTGGAAGCCCTCAAACTGACAACACCCACTCTTTAAGAGGGGAGGACAATGTGGCTTATGATCTGGCATTGGAAAAAACAGGTTTGCTCTCTGAAGATAATACGGAAGATTTTCTGCATAGTTTGTGGAGACGTACGCATTACTTGGTCAAAACAGCACAAGAAGATTATATCCGCGTTAAAACAAATGTCCGTTCTCGGGCAGAGAATAAAGACAAGTCTGCTGATTTTGTATTTCCTCCGCAGAGTTTATATTGTCATGAAGAACCTTTGCAAACATTTGATTTAAATAAAATAAAAGCCTTGTTGACAGAGGCCTCTGCTTTAACTCTGCAAGAAGAAACAGTATTAAAATCTTCTTTTGTTTTTTCTGTAGAGCAAGGGCATCGCTATTTTGTTGATAGTCGCGGTAGTCGAATCAAAACGCCTTATTCTTATATTAGACTTATTTATTCTTTGTATGGATTAGGAAAAGACGGAGCAGAAATTGAACGCTTTAAAGATTATAATTTAAAATCTCCTCAGGATATACCCTCTTTTGAGAAGGTAAGCCAAGATATTGCTCGTTCCATTTCTGAATTAAAGGCTTTGTCTAAAGCACCGGAAGGAGAATCTGCCAATGTGCCTGTTATTTTAAAAGGTCGCGCGGCTGCAGTATTTGTGCATGAAGTTATGGGGCATCGTTTGGAGGGAGACCAATTGAAAGATGCTGAAGACGGGCAAACTTTGTCCGGTAAAGTAGGCCAACAAGTGATTTCTCCGCTTATTACCATTACCGCCGATCCTACCCTGAAAGAATTTAATCAAGAACCTTTACGCGGAGCGTACGAATATGATGATGAGGGAGTGAAAAGCAGACCGGTGGTTTTGGTTGAAAAGGGTGTTTTGCGTAATTTTATGATGCGTAGTTCTCCGATAGCAGGTTTTTCAGTTTCCAATGGACATGGAAGAAAAGAAAAAGGATTTAAGGCTGCTGCACGTATGAGTGTACTAAGAACTACGGCTTCGGAAACGGTAAACTATGATGAATTGGAAAAATTGCTTTTAGAGCAAATCCAAAAGCAAAATAAACCCTATGGTTTTATTGTGGAAGATTTGGGCGGCGGTTTTACTTTTACAGGGGCTTCTATGCCACAGAGTTTTAAGTTGGAAACAAAACTGGTGTATAAATTGTTTCCCGACGGAAGAAAGGAAGTGGTGCGCGGTTTAGACGTAATTGGCACACCGTTGGTAAGTTTTAACCGTATTATTGCAGCCGGAAATGACGACGCCATATTTAACGGCAGCTGCGGCAGTATATCCGGTTGGGTGCCTCAAACCAATATTTCTCCTAGCCTATTGTTTGAAAATATGGAGTTTCAAAAAGCACAAAAAAGTGCTTTTAAGCCGCCCGTGCTTCCGGCCCCGAATTTTAAAAAGGAGGGTAAATAA
- a CDS encoding tetratricopeptide repeat protein, producing MYLKNKLFHLFFFFFLVVSPAQAGLFGISPADRQEFVQARETYNQGDYKQAVALLSDYIYKTKNIKRREARAYRLLGLTYEKLDMPEKALETYKEALAFHEKDIPLLLSAAELYHRTDLTDQSIDLYNQVLKIEPNNLIALSGQAENYIDMGFYSKAREYYDRFFELDPQAPAINRARYAYTFSKQRNYDDALIHITMAKMEEPSVADYWLLSARAYKGLSMPQDALSDLEIAIFLAPQRNELKSIKALWLYQEKQYEDSLKVAQTVLKLEPENELALFTIYLNLMKLNKKQQALELLKRIKNSNNDSFARRVAQHLLN from the coding sequence ATGTACTTAAAAAATAAACTTTTTCATCTATTCTTTTTCTTTTTCTTGGTAGTTTCCCCTGCACAAGCGGGACTGTTTGGCATCAGCCCCGCTGACAGACAAGAGTTTGTGCAAGCACGCGAAACTTATAATCAAGGAGATTATAAACAAGCCGTTGCTCTGCTTTCCGACTATATTTATAAAACAAAAAACATCAAACGACGTGAAGCAAGAGCCTATCGTCTACTAGGCTTAACCTATGAAAAGTTAGACATGCCCGAAAAAGCATTGGAAACCTACAAAGAAGCCTTAGCCTTTCACGAAAAAGATATTCCGTTGCTTTTGTCTGCCGCCGAACTTTATCATCGGACCGATTTAACAGATCAATCTATTGATTTATATAACCAAGTCCTAAAAATAGAACCGAATAATTTAATTGCTTTATCGGGCCAAGCGGAAAATTATATTGATATGGGGTTTTACTCCAAAGCACGCGAATATTATGACCGTTTTTTTGAACTAGATCCGCAAGCTCCCGCCATCAATCGCGCCAGATATGCATACACTTTTTCTAAACAGCGCAACTATGATGATGCTTTGATTCATATCACCATGGCTAAAATGGAGGAACCTTCTGTAGCCGACTATTGGTTATTAAGTGCGCGCGCATACAAAGGCCTCTCTATGCCACAAGATGCCTTGTCGGATTTGGAAATAGCCATTTTTTTGGCTCCTCAGCGCAATGAACTAAAAAGTATTAAAGCATTATGGCTTTATCAAGAAAAACAATATGAGGATTCTCTTAAAGTGGCGCAAACTGTGCTAAAACTAGAACCGGAAAACGAACTAGCCCTTTTCACAATTTATCTAAATTTGATGAAGTTAAATAAAAAACAACAAGCCTTAGAACTTCTCAAAAGAATCAAAAATTCCAACAACGATTCTTTTGCACGCAGAGTAGCCCAACATTTACTCAATTAA
- a CDS encoding patatin-like phospholipase family protein, with product MKKLRWFLFLIFFSLSPSLWALPDVTNDGILRDFLWEEFISVPASQRPKIGLALSAGGVRGFAHVGVLEVLNNAGMPIDMMAGTSMGAVIGSLYAAGLPTEQLWNIGQHITIDKITPDFNLMGVIKFLFLQKLPSSQNLQSFFQNQIGHMRFEDLDIPFATAAMDVKTGEQVIFDSGPLDIAVRASMNLPGVFAPVEYRHRYLVDGAVVNYLPVNLVKNKGADYIIASVTPLDFSSQVPKTVAAYLLRIGDVRGAAMIEEASQKANFVIQNRVLGISTLELDKLHQAGEIGIRSANKNLNILQEDLLLFSIDHVLKK from the coding sequence ATGAAAAAATTACGCTGGTTTTTATTTTTGATTTTTTTCTCTTTGTCACCTTCCTTGTGGGCATTACCCGATGTGACAAATGACGGTATTTTGCGTGATTTTTTATGGGAGGAATTTATCTCCGTCCCTGCCAGCCAACGGCCCAAAATAGGGCTTGCGCTTTCCGCCGGCGGCGTACGCGGCTTTGCTCATGTGGGCGTGCTGGAAGTGCTTAATAATGCCGGTATGCCCATTGATATGATGGCCGGTACTTCTATGGGGGCTGTTATTGGCTCTTTGTATGCAGCGGGCCTTCCTACTGAACAACTTTGGAATATCGGTCAACATATAACTATAGACAAAATAACACCCGATTTCAACCTCATGGGGGTTATAAAATTCCTTTTTCTTCAAAAACTTCCTTCTTCGCAAAATTTACAATCCTTTTTCCAAAACCAAATCGGTCACATGCGTTTTGAGGATCTGGATATTCCTTTTGCCACTGCAGCAATGGATGTAAAAACAGGAGAACAGGTGATTTTTGATTCCGGTCCGTTAGATATTGCCGTCAGAGCCAGCATGAACTTACCGGGTGTTTTTGCCCCTGTTGAGTATAGACACCGCTATTTGGTAGACGGCGCGGTAGTAAACTATTTGCCGGTGAATTTGGTAAAAAATAAAGGAGCAGATTATATTATTGCGTCTGTGACTCCATTGGATTTTTCTTCTCAAGTACCTAAAACGGTGGCGGCCTATTTGTTGCGTATTGGAGATGTGAGAGGTGCCGCCATGATAGAAGAAGCCTCACAAAAAGCAAATTTTGTTATTCAAAACAGAGTATTGGGTATCAGCACGCTGGAATTAGATAAACTGCATCAAGCCGGAGAGATTGGCATTCGCTCGGCCAACAAAAATTTAAATATTTTACAGGAAGATCTTCTGTTATTTTCAATAGACCATGTACTTAAAAAATAA
- a CDS encoding TolC family protein, which yields MKKLTFLCLALLLALPAVAQKEYGLRFSSLINDELTLENAIRIGLENNNDFLLAQQEVIVAEQKVKQAKFLFLPQFSLQGTATWYDLDYPMVLPESVANRLIPNNDALETGDKHQFFGVGVTGTQYLYSGGRIRGALKMAEANLKQVQSKYESVKNAVVLDIKKSFFQLLYAQYLLELSHQVDLKAQTFARSLNVSSWDKIKAQYALSKLLSLKNIATNELQKAQLSMLVSLNKELNSPVKVKGDFSPIEMKLDLATLNLWSMEFRPELKTAIYALELDNLAIDLALSHRYPDLVLTGSYERLGAENLDDENKQISLAVKLPLPYNVSSQTSQRKAEQKQSTLRRAAIEDKIRVQVAENYANFLFWQKEVPIHQNTWQEVQKLLAQNQQTSRVNLNALEALEAYFHSGKDYYQSILHNLTSKASLEWAIGRDL from the coding sequence ATGAAAAAATTAACTTTTTTATGTTTGGCACTGCTTTTGGCTTTGCCGGCAGTTGCACAAAAAGAATATGGCTTGCGTTTTTCCAGCTTGATTAATGATGAATTAACGCTGGAAAATGCCATTCGCATCGGACTAGAAAATAACAATGACTTTTTGCTGGCGCAGCAGGAAGTAATCGTTGCTGAGCAAAAAGTAAAACAAGCCAAGTTCCTTTTTTTGCCTCAATTTTCTTTACAAGGCACTGCCACTTGGTATGACTTGGACTATCCGATGGTTTTGCCGGAATCGGTGGCCAATCGCCTCATCCCCAACAATGACGCATTAGAAACAGGAGACAAACATCAATTTTTTGGTGTAGGAGTGACCGGCACACAATATCTCTACTCCGGTGGTCGAATACGCGGCGCATTAAAAATGGCCGAAGCCAATTTAAAGCAGGTTCAAAGCAAATATGAATCCGTTAAAAATGCCGTTGTATTAGACATTAAAAAATCTTTTTTTCAGTTGTTATATGCACAATATCTTTTGGAATTATCTCATCAAGTAGACCTAAAAGCCCAGACTTTTGCACGTTCATTAAATGTTTCTTCTTGGGATAAAATCAAAGCGCAGTATGCTTTATCCAAACTGCTCTCTCTAAAAAATATTGCCACCAATGAATTGCAAAAAGCCCAACTGTCCATGTTGGTCAGTTTAAACAAAGAACTGAATAGTCCGGTAAAAGTAAAGGGCGATTTTTCCCCCATAGAAATGAAATTGGATTTAGCCACCCTTAACTTATGGTCTATGGAATTTAGACCGGAATTAAAAACAGCTATTTATGCGTTGGAATTAGATAATTTGGCCATTGATTTGGCTTTATCGCACCGTTATCCGGATTTAGTATTAACCGGCAGTTATGAGCGCTTGGGAGCCGAAAACTTGGACGATGAAAACAAACAAATTTCTTTAGCCGTCAAATTACCGCTCCCCTACAACGTGTCTTCTCAAACATCTCAACGAAAAGCTGAGCAAAAACAAAGCACCCTTCGTCGTGCTGCTATAGAAGATAAAATACGCGTACAAGTGGCAGAAAACTATGCCAATTTTCTCTTTTGGCAAAAAGAAGTCCCTATCCATCAAAATACTTGGCAAGAAGTACAAAAACTTTTGGCCCAAAATCAACAAACCTCTCGTGTAAATTTAAACGCGCTGGAAGCGTTGGAGGCTTATTTCCACAGCGGAAAAGATTATTACCAAAGTATTTTGCATAATTTAACATCTAAGGCTTCTTTGGAATGGGCCATCGGCAGAGATTTATAA
- a CDS encoding HAMP domain-containing protein gives MTLIVLSVLAGLLIMSFELVFTLNDIFDQHPVLLQPLYDHFPSLAYGFIYKIIIYVIFVILISAILSHRMAGPVYRFEQTCKAIAKGDFSQRVRLRKGDQFTELQDDFNKMMDRVEEEINKNKK, from the coding sequence ATGACCTTAATTGTCTTAAGTGTCTTGGCCGGACTTTTGATTATGTCCTTCGAATTGGTGTTTACGTTAAATGATATCTTTGACCAACACCCCGTTCTTCTGCAACCGTTATACGATCACTTTCCCTCTTTGGCATACGGATTTATCTATAAAATTATTATCTATGTCATTTTTGTCATTTTAATTTCCGCCATTTTATCTCACAGAATGGCCGGCCCTGTTTATCGTTTTGAACAAACCTGCAAAGCCATTGCCAAAGGAGACTTTAGTCAACGAGTCCGCTTGCGCAAAGGAGATCAATTTACAGAGTTGCAAGACGATTTCAACAAAATGATGGACCGCGTGGAAGAAGAAATCAATAAAAATAAGAAGTAA
- a CDS encoding trypsin-like peptidase domain-containing protein, giving the protein MRLLFCVITAIVLYMPIYAKSHVEIAEENSPAIVAVNVLKKDGTTFNGTGFVVTQDGVIATSRHVVEGAMYLNVTFNTGVISGEAKQLVQAGEVDLALIKIEGKNLPTVSLGNSDYVLPGEEITVIGNPRRLQNTVTSGLISQVRKKSDGIIWHQISAPISPSSSGSPVFNKEGAVISVAFSSYKGEGNQNLNFSVPSNYLIKLLNAKNYFPPVAGTDTNKETSWWNKFSNHTAKAWNILCRPFQKDE; this is encoded by the coding sequence ATGAGATTGCTTTTTTGTGTAATAACCGCCATTGTCTTATACATGCCGATTTATGCCAAAAGCCACGTGGAAATAGCGGAGGAAAACTCCCCTGCCATCGTGGCTGTAAACGTGCTCAAAAAAGACGGCACCACCTTTAACGGCACAGGTTTTGTTGTCACGCAAGACGGCGTCATCGCCACCAGTCGGCACGTAGTGGAAGGAGCCATGTACCTAAATGTCACTTTTAATACAGGTGTCATATCGGGCGAAGCCAAACAATTGGTCCAAGCCGGAGAGGTGGATTTGGCACTTATTAAAATAGAAGGCAAAAATTTACCCACCGTTTCTTTAGGCAACTCCGATTATGTCCTTCCGGGAGAAGAAATCACCGTTATCGGTAATCCGCGCCGTTTGCAAAACACCGTCACCTCCGGTCTGATTAGCCAAGTGCGCAAAAAATCTGATGGTATTATTTGGCATCAAATCAGCGCACCCATTTCCCCCAGCTCCAGCGGAAGCCCCGTATTTAACAAAGAAGGTGCAGTAATCTCAGTTGCATTTTCCAGCTATAAGGGAGAGGGAAACCAAAACTTAAATTTTTCAGTGCCTTCCAACTATTTGATTAAGCTATTAAATGCCAAAAATTATTTTCCCCCCGTTGCAGGAACCGACACGAACAAAGAAACCTCTTGGTGGAATAAATTTTCCAATCATACTGCCAAAGCATGGAATATTCTGTGCCGTCCTTTTCAAAAAGACGAATAG
- a CDS encoding transcription elongation factor GreA, producing the protein MEKYYVSRKKYEELVQELKNLKDLKASLSVEIGEAAAQGDLRENAEYHAAKEKQAETLIRIQELETKLRNAEITDNLDVDHSEARIGATVTIKDEDADIEFTYTLVGSMESNPDKGLLSVKSPLASGVLGHKEGDEFEAQLPRGPKKYRLVKLEYK; encoded by the coding sequence ATGGAAAAATATTATGTAAGCCGTAAGAAGTACGAAGAACTTGTGCAGGAACTGAAAAATTTGAAAGATTTAAAAGCATCTCTTTCGGTGGAAATCGGTGAGGCTGCCGCTCAGGGGGATTTAAGAGAAAATGCCGAATATCATGCCGCCAAAGAAAAACAAGCCGAGACTTTGATTCGTATCCAAGAATTAGAAACCAAACTCAGAAATGCGGAAATTACCGATAATTTAGACGTTGACCATAGCGAAGCGCGCATCGGTGCTACTGTCACTATTAAAGATGAAGACGCCGATATTGAGTTTACTTATACTTTGGTAGGTTCTATGGAGTCTAACCCCGACAAAGGTTTGTTATCTGTGAAAAGTCCGTTAGCCTCTGGCGTATTGGGCCATAAAGAAGGTGATGAATTTGAAGCACAGTTGCCGCGCGGACCGAAGAAATATAGACTTGTGAAATTGGAATATAAATAA